A single genomic interval of Helianthus annuus cultivar XRQ/B chromosome 13, HanXRQr2.0-SUNRISE, whole genome shotgun sequence harbors:
- the LOC110900709 gene encoding homeobox protein knotted-1-like 3 → MQAVLWYTDALKLKTTLEEHSSMITDVRFSPSMPHLATSSFDKTVYVWDADNPGFSLRTFMGHSASVMSLDFHPNKDDLLCSCDGDGEIRCWSVNNGSCTRVFKVDNNGVGELGDSEVGGCDGGGEAAVNWQNARYKAEVLSHSLYVQLSAHVSCLRIATPVDQLPRIDAQLAQSQHVVAKYSGLGGQGGILGDDKELDQFMVRVKDCEFTHYVLLLCSFKEKLQQHVCVHAMEAVIACWEIEQSLQSLTGFVALLVWISDAGINQAMARELQKLKDMISSVP, encoded by the exons ATGCAGGCTGTACTGTGGTATACAGATGCTTTAAAGTTGAAGACGACTCTCGAAGAACATTCATCAATGATCACGGATGTGCGTTTCAGCCCAAGTATGCCACACCTTGCCACGTCATCTTTTGATAAAACCGTCTATGTCTGGGATGCCGACAAT CCTGGTTTTTCTCTGCGTACCTTTATGGGACATTCTGCATCTGTGATGTCATTGGATTTCCACCCGAACAAAGACGACCTCCTCTGTTCGTGTGACGGGGATGGGGAGATACGCTGCTGGAGCGTAAATAATGGTAGTTGCACTCGTGTATTCAAG GTGGATAATAATGGGGTAGGTGAGCTAGGAGATAGTGAGGTAGGTGGCTGCGACGGTGGCGGTGAAGCGGCTGTAAACTGGCAAAATGCTCGATACAAAGCCGAGGTACTGTCACACTCGCTTTACGTGCAGTTGTCGGCTCACGTGTCTTGTTTGCGAATTGCGACTCCCGTGGATCAGCTTCCTAGGATCGATGCACAGCTGGCGCAGTCGCAGCATGTTGTCGCGAAGTATTCGGGTCTCGGTGGGCAGGGTGGTATTCTTGGTGATGATAAGGAGCTTGATCAATTCATGGTACGAGTAAAAGATTGCGAGTTT ACTCATTATGTTTTGTTGCTTTGTTCTTTTAAAGAGAAACTGCAACAACATGTTTGTGTTCACGCTATGGAAGCTGTTATCGCGTGTTGGGAGATCGAGCAGTCGCTACAGAGCTTGACAGGTTTTGTGGCTTTGTTGGTTTGGATTTCG GATGCAGGAATCAACCAAGCTATGGCCAGAGAGTTACAAAAactcaaggatatgatatccagtgtccCATGA
- the LOC110897688 gene encoding UPF0481 protein At3g47200 yields MSGTVVKDKDSNEDWLRSLLNAESPPSHTTRIPRVPKILKKHTDRDKCYVPEVVSLGPYHHGKPNLESVESFKPLYPNKLVKGNHESIRSLFHSLLKMVPTLRGYYEDDVDHLSDDAFVRMMLLDGCFILYFIEQIFKSDTDETDTLGLKSHQIMFIQQDMLLLENQIPYQVLTEVMKFLPAKWDSNIKRFIDDNIIAPEKCRKSGKNVSKPQVDDPIPDTTSHLLELLQTRITKEKSRGTLPKDRYTFRNAKELIEVGIHFKSSQTRSLGYINFSSCGFFANLELPPITVDDSTKHMLLNLVAYEMCSNDTNGSWVTSYICLLDSLMDHAEDVKVLRKAGVLENQLGSDEEVAQLFNEIGRDLVPYSFAYSDVATKIQKHYDSKTNTWISQLKREYIKSPWAFVALFAGLLGLFLSGVQTYFSVFGIQSHCDSFCLYLKKHHHLP; encoded by the exons ATGTCGGGTACCGTCGTCAAAGACAAAGACAGTAACGAAGACTGGCTTCGTTCGCTACTAAATGCCGAGTCACCACCTTCTCATACAACTCGAATCCCCCGAGTTCCTAAGATCCTGAAAAAACACACGGATCGTGACAAATGTTATGTACCAGAAGTTGTCTCTCTTGGTCCATACCATCATGGAAAACCAAACCTCGAGTCGGTGGAGAGCTTCAAACCTCTCTATCCAAACAAACTTGTGAAAGGGAACCATGAGTCAATTCGCAGCCTGTTTCATAGTCTTTTGAAAATGGTTCCCACGTTGAGAGGATACTATGAAGATGATGTTGATCATCTCTCAGATGATGCGTTCGTAAGAATGATGTTGTTAGATGGTTGTTTTATTCTGTATTTTATTGAACAGATCTTCAAATCAGATACGGATGAAACGGATACTCTAGGCTTAAAAAGCCACCAAATCATGTTTATTCAACAAGACATGCTTTTGCTTGAGAACCAAATCCCATATCAAGTTCTAACTGAGGTGATGAAGTTTTTACCCGCTAAATGGGATTCGAATATCAAACGCTTTATCGACGACAATATTATAGCACCGGAAAAATGCAGAAAATCAGGGAAAAATGTTTCTAAACCTCAG GTGGATGATCCAATTCCAGATACTACAAGTCATCTTCTTGAACTTTTGCAAACTAGGATTACAAAAGAAAAATCTAGGGGTACACTACCGAAGGACAGGTATACTTTTCGCAATGCTAAGGAGCTTATAGAGGTAGGTATTCATTTCAAGTCGAGTCAAACCAGGTCTTTAGGGTATATTAACTTTTCTAGCTGTGGGTTTTTTGCAAACCTGGAACTTCCTCCCATAACTGTGGATGATTCCACAAAACATATGCTGTTAAACTTAGTGGCATATGAAATGTGTTCTAATGATACAAATGGGTCATGGGTCACATCGTATATATGTCTTCTGGATTCGCTAATGGATCATGCTGAGGACGTTAAGGTTCTTCGAAAAGCTGGGGTTCTTGAAAACCAACTCGGGAGCGACGAAGAAGTTGCACAACTGTTTAATGAAATAGGGAGAGATCTTGTGCCTTATAGTTTTGCTTATTCAGATGTAGCAACTAAGATTCAAAAGCATTATGACAGTAAGACGAATACATGGATTAGCCAACTTAAGCGTGAGTATATCAAGAGTCCTTGGGCATTTGTTGCACTTTTCGCTGGACTTCTGGGTTTGTTTCTTAGCGGTGTTCAAACTTACTTTAGTGTTTTTGGCATCCAAAGCCATTGTGACAGTTTTTGTCTGTATTTGAAGAAGCATCATCATCTACCATGA